The following DNA comes from Papaver somniferum cultivar HN1 unplaced genomic scaffold, ASM357369v1 unplaced-scaffold_7995, whole genome shotgun sequence.
TTCGTTTTTTAATGATTAGGGTTGTTGTTACCTTCATATTTCCAGCTCTCCTGCCAAATTTCTGGGCCAGAATTCCTAAAGAGTCGATCGTTCCGACAGGTACTGGAGGGGCACGTCCAATGGCAACAAAAGCTTCTCTAATGCGTGGACAGTCAAATCTGTGGATGTTATGCCCTGCCCAAACTTTACCATCTAGCAGACCAAATATCCTGTCAGCGACATCTTCAAACTTGGGAGCGGTTCTAACAGCCCCACGTGTGATTCCATCAACTCTTCCAGATTTGAGGTTAACCACCGATAAGTCTGTGGGTCTTATCAGTGTACAATAACTCTCTAATTCTTCAAGCTTCTGTGGACAAACGACTATAGCACCAAATTCCAAGACCCAAATCCTCGCTCCTGCTTTTCTCGGTACCGTTGTTTCTAAATCGAAAAACACTATTTCAGCAACATTTTGGGAAGACATGTTTGATTTCAGCATCTGTTGTTTCTTGTTCTCAACAcagtttattttt
Coding sequences within:
- the LOC113344776 gene encoding protein NEN4-like; translation: MLKSNMSSQNVAEIVFFDLETTVPRKAGARIWVLEFGAIVVCPQKLEELESYCTLIRPTDLSVVNLKSGRVDGITRGAVRTAPKFEDVADRIFGLLDGKVWAGHNIHRFDCPRIREAFVAIGRAPPVPVGTIDSLGILAQKFGRRAGNMKVTTTLIIKKRNDTTSFRILKMLLPTVPLYRII